Proteins encoded together in one Campylobacter concisus window:
- the flgH gene encoding flagellar basal body L-ring protein FlgH gives MNYKKIWLVTFAGIFYTGCTPSADPHINMKPPVYVEQLPSKDSGSGQSNAGSLFGKGENPLFSDRKAMNVNDIVTIVISENASQISSGSKSTNKDSTISLGGGVFTAGAAPLSTVADNLNKYGDIGFKAGGGNKFTGSGTSNRSEKFTATISARIIKILNNGNYFIEGSRELLINGEKQIMQVSGVIRPYDISQNNEIDSKYIADAKILYKTEGELDKSTKKPWGTRLMEAIWPF, from the coding sequence ATGAACTATAAAAAGATTTGGCTCGTCACATTTGCGGGCATTTTTTACACAGGTTGCACCCCAAGTGCAGATCCTCACATCAATATGAAACCTCCAGTTTATGTCGAACAACTCCCTTCAAAAGATAGTGGCAGCGGTCAAAGCAACGCCGGCAGTCTCTTTGGCAAGGGCGAAAATCCTCTTTTTTCAGATAGAAAGGCGATGAATGTAAATGACATCGTAACCATCGTCATCTCAGAAAATGCAAGTCAAATTTCAAGCGGCAGCAAAAGCACCAACAAAGATAGCACCATTTCGCTTGGCGGTGGCGTTTTCACAGCTGGAGCCGCACCGCTCTCAACCGTGGCTGATAATCTAAACAAATACGGTGACATCGGCTTTAAAGCAGGTGGCGGCAATAAATTTACAGGTAGTGGCACTAGCAACAGAAGCGAGAAATTTACCGCAACCATCTCAGCTAGGATCATCAAGATCTTAAACAACGGCAACTACTTCATCGAGGGCAGCCGCGAGCTACTTATAAACGGCGAAAAACAGATCATGCAAGTAAGTGGCGTCATCAGACCTTACGACATCTCGCAAAACAACGAAATCGACTCAAAATACATAGCTGACGCCAAAATTTTGTATAAAACTGAGGGCGAGCTAGACAAATCAACTAAAAAACCTTGGGGCACAAGGCTTATGGAGGCTATCTGGCCATTTTAA